Proteins from a genomic interval of Ralstonia wenshanensis:
- a CDS encoding amino acid permease, with translation MSEHATPSSETPGLRRTLRARHLTMIAIGGSIGTGLFVASGASVSQAGPGGALAAYILIGAMVYFLMTSLGELAAYMPVSGSFATYGALYVDEGFGFALGWNYWYNWAVTIAVELAAAQLVMHYWFPDVPGVLWSAVFLAIMFLLNAISVRGFGEAEYWFALIKVVTVILFIGIGLAMIFGIMKGGPQSGLQNLTIGDAPFVGGLPAMIGVAMIAGFSFQGTELIGVAAGESADPARTIPRAVKQVFWRILLFYVLAIFIIGVLVPYTDPNLLSTEVTNIGVSPFTLVFKHAGLAFAAGLMNAVILTAVLSAGNSGMYASTRMLYNLATEGRAPRIFAQLTRNGVPRNALLATTAVGALCFLSSLYGDKTVYLWLLNTSGMTGFVAWLGIAISHYRFRKGLVAQGHDPAQLPYRSKFFPYGPLFAFGLCLIITLGQNYQAFTTGTVDWPAVIATYIGIPVFFLIWIGYRLVRGGGIVRYQDMHFPRPPVLRDSLAGQDPGPELPTVANRTQ, from the coding sequence ATGTCAGAACACGCTACCCCGTCCTCAGAGACGCCGGGCTTGCGCCGCACCTTGCGCGCGCGCCATCTCACCATGATCGCCATCGGCGGGTCGATCGGCACCGGGCTCTTCGTGGCTTCGGGCGCATCGGTCTCGCAGGCAGGCCCCGGAGGCGCGCTCGCCGCCTATATCCTCATCGGGGCAATGGTCTATTTCCTGATGACCAGCCTGGGCGAGCTTGCCGCCTATATGCCCGTTTCCGGGTCGTTTGCCACCTACGGCGCGCTGTATGTGGACGAAGGCTTCGGCTTCGCGCTTGGCTGGAACTATTGGTACAACTGGGCTGTGACGATTGCCGTTGAGCTGGCGGCCGCGCAGCTCGTCATGCATTACTGGTTTCCCGATGTACCGGGCGTGCTGTGGAGTGCCGTGTTCCTCGCCATCATGTTCCTGCTCAACGCCATCTCGGTGCGCGGCTTTGGCGAGGCGGAATACTGGTTCGCACTCATCAAGGTCGTCACCGTCATCCTCTTTATCGGCATTGGCCTGGCGATGATCTTCGGGATCATGAAAGGCGGTCCGCAATCGGGCCTGCAGAATCTGACGATCGGTGATGCGCCGTTCGTCGGCGGGCTGCCGGCGATGATCGGCGTGGCGATGATCGCGGGATTCTCGTTCCAGGGGACGGAGCTGATTGGCGTGGCGGCCGGCGAATCGGCCGACCCGGCGCGCACCATTCCGCGTGCGGTCAAGCAAGTGTTCTGGCGGATCCTGCTGTTCTACGTGCTGGCCATCTTCATCATCGGCGTGCTGGTGCCGTACACCGATCCGAATCTGCTCTCGACGGAAGTGACGAACATTGGCGTGAGCCCTTTCACGCTCGTTTTCAAGCACGCAGGCCTGGCGTTCGCTGCAGGCCTGATGAACGCGGTGATCCTGACGGCGGTGCTGTCGGCCGGCAATTCGGGCATGTATGCGTCCACGCGGATGCTCTACAACCTGGCCACCGAGGGCCGCGCGCCGCGCATCTTTGCGCAACTTACCCGGAACGGTGTGCCACGCAATGCGCTGCTGGCCACGACCGCCGTCGGCGCGCTCTGCTTCTTGAGTTCGTTGTATGGCGACAAGACGGTCTACCTGTGGCTGCTGAACACCTCGGGCATGACCGGCTTCGTGGCATGGCTTGGCATTGCCATCAGCCACTATCGGTTCCGCAAGGGGCTTGTGGCGCAGGGGCATGATCCGGCGCAGTTGCCGTACCGCTCCAAGTTCTTTCCATATGGCCCGTTGTTCGCGTTTGGGCTGTGCCTGATCATCACGCTCGGCCAGAACTACCAGGCATTCACCACCGGCACCGTCGATTGGCCAGCGGTGATCGCCACGTACATCGGCATCCCGGTCTTCTTCCTGATCTGGATCGGCTACCGGTTGGTGCGTGGCGGCGGCATTGTCCGTTACCAGGACATGCACTTCCCGCGCCCGCCGGTGCTGCGCGATTCGCTGGCCGGCCAAGACCCCGGCCCCGAATTGCCGACCGTCGCAAACCGTACGCAGTAA
- a CDS encoding amino acid permease, whose amino-acid sequence MHTPITPTGLEAQSELRRRLRSRHLMMIALGGAIGTGLFVASGASIAQAGPGGALLTYTLIGVMVYCLMTSLGELAVHLPVSGSFVTYSRLYVEEGFGFALGWNYWFALAVSVAVELAAAQLVMKYWFPGVSGMVWSAAFLLLMFGLNAFSVRGFGEAEYWFSMIKVVTIVVFLLIGLAMIFGIMHGGPQSGWQNFTVGDAPFVGGVPAMVGVAMIAGFSFQGVETIGVAAGEAENPSRTIPRAIRQTFWRILLFYVLAILIIGVLLPYTDPNLLRNEATDVGVSPFALVFQHAGLAFAAGMMNAVVLTALLSSGTSSLYVSTRILYDLSLEGQAPRWFAKVSANGVPHRALLATSAVGALCFFSSLFGDQVVYLWLLNTSAVTCFIAWFGIALAHYRFRKGFTSQGHSVARLAYRSPFFPFGPIMVAILCVVIILGQNTKALFAPVDNFGAFIATYCGVILFVVIWLAYRWKFKTRFVKYSEMQFSAEHLQQAKATTEASAAGTAVN is encoded by the coding sequence ATGCATACACCCATCACCCCCACCGGCCTCGAAGCCCAATCCGAACTGCGCCGACGCCTGCGCTCGCGCCACCTGATGATGATCGCCCTGGGCGGCGCCATCGGCACGGGGCTGTTCGTTGCGTCCGGTGCGTCCATCGCGCAGGCTGGCCCCGGCGGCGCACTGCTGACCTACACGCTGATCGGCGTGATGGTCTATTGCCTGATGACGAGTCTTGGCGAACTGGCGGTGCATCTGCCCGTCTCGGGCTCGTTCGTGACTTACAGCCGCCTGTATGTCGAAGAAGGCTTCGGCTTTGCGCTCGGATGGAACTACTGGTTTGCGCTGGCCGTGTCCGTTGCCGTGGAACTGGCTGCCGCGCAACTCGTGATGAAGTACTGGTTCCCGGGCGTGTCGGGCATGGTCTGGAGCGCCGCATTCCTGCTGCTGATGTTTGGCCTCAACGCCTTCTCCGTGCGCGGTTTTGGCGAGGCGGAATACTGGTTCTCGATGATCAAGGTGGTGACCATCGTCGTGTTCCTGCTGATCGGCCTGGCGATGATCTTCGGCATCATGCACGGCGGGCCGCAGTCGGGTTGGCAGAACTTCACCGTGGGCGATGCGCCGTTCGTGGGCGGCGTGCCGGCCATGGTCGGCGTGGCGATGATCGCCGGGTTCTCGTTCCAGGGTGTCGAGACGATTGGCGTGGCCGCCGGCGAGGCGGAGAACCCCTCCCGCACGATCCCGCGCGCCATCCGCCAGACGTTCTGGCGCATCCTGCTGTTCTATGTGCTGGCGATCCTGATCATCGGCGTGCTGCTGCCATACACCGACCCGAACCTGCTGCGCAATGAAGCGACCGACGTCGGCGTCAGCCCGTTTGCGCTGGTGTTCCAGCATGCGGGCCTTGCGTTTGCGGCTGGGATGATGAATGCGGTGGTGCTGACCGCGCTGCTGTCGTCCGGCACGTCGAGCCTCTATGTGTCGACGCGGATTTTGTACGACCTGTCGCTTGAAGGTCAGGCGCCGCGCTGGTTTGCCAAGGTGTCGGCCAACGGCGTGCCGCACCGCGCGCTGCTGGCCACGTCGGCGGTTGGCGCACTGTGCTTCTTCAGTTCATTGTTTGGCGACCAGGTGGTCTACCTGTGGCTGCTGAATACGTCTGCGGTCACGTGCTTCATCGCCTGGTTCGGCATTGCGCTGGCGCACTACCGGTTCCGCAAGGGGTTCACGAGCCAGGGGCATTCCGTGGCGCGACTGGCGTATCGGTCGCCGTTCTTCCCTTTCGGGCCGATCATGGTGGCGATCCTGTGCGTGGTGATCATTCTTGGGCAGAACACCAAGGCGCTGTTTGCGCCGGTCGACAACTTCGGCGCCTTCATCGCAACGTATTGCGGCGTGATCCTGTTCGTGGTGATCTGGCTGGCTTACCGCTGGAAGTTCAAGACGCGCTTTGTGAAGTATTCGGAGATGCAGTTCAGCGCCGAGCATCTCCAGCAAGCCAAGGCGACCACGGAAGCCTCTGCGGCGGGCACAGCCGTCAACTGA
- a CDS encoding ABC transporter ATP-binding protein, with the protein MATNTPMLEVRDLHAYYGKSHILHGVDMHVGEGEIVALLGRNGVGRSTLAKSIMGMVRHEGEILLRGKSVSGLRTFEVAHKGIGYVPENRDIFPTLTVRQNLLLGEKRNPSQPKPRWQVEDMYQMFPRLKERENTAAGVLSGGEQQMLTLCRTLMGDPDFIIIDEPTEGLAPLVVTLVGEYLKTLKERGISVLLVEQKLAIALDISQRVYVMGHGQIVFEGTPQQLKADAKVRQEWLEV; encoded by the coding sequence ATGGCAACGAATACTCCGATGTTGGAGGTGCGCGACCTGCACGCGTACTACGGCAAGAGCCACATCCTGCACGGCGTCGACATGCACGTAGGCGAGGGCGAGATCGTTGCGCTACTCGGGCGCAATGGGGTGGGGCGTTCGACCCTGGCCAAATCCATCATGGGCATGGTCCGGCATGAAGGCGAAATCCTGCTGCGCGGCAAAAGCGTGAGCGGCCTGCGAACCTTTGAAGTCGCACACAAGGGCATCGGCTATGTGCCCGAGAACCGCGATATCTTCCCCACGCTGACGGTGCGGCAGAACCTGCTGCTTGGCGAGAAACGCAACCCGAGTCAGCCCAAGCCGCGTTGGCAGGTGGAAGACATGTATCAGATGTTCCCGCGTTTGAAGGAGCGCGAGAACACGGCTGCGGGTGTGCTGTCAGGCGGCGAGCAGCAGATGCTGACGCTATGCCGCACGCTGATGGGGGACCCCGATTTCATCATCATCGACGAGCCCACCGAAGGTCTTGCGCCGCTGGTTGTGACGCTTGTCGGCGAGTATTTGAAGACGCTCAAGGAGCGGGGGATCTCCGTGCTGCTGGTGGAGCAGAAACTGGCCATTGCGCTCGACATTTCACAGCGGGTGTATGTGATGGGGCACGGTCAGATCGTGTTTGAGGGGACGCCCCAGCAGTTGAAAGCCGATGCGAAGGTCCGGCAGGAGTGGCTGGAGGTTTAA
- a CDS encoding ABC transporter ATP-binding protein, translated as MSQPTSGPTAALELRDVRKRFGATEIIRGVNLTIGKGERHALIGPNGAGKSTTFNLISGRFPASSGSVRLNGEEISGLAPFEINRKGLSRSFQITNIFHRLSVFENLRCAVLWSLGYKYSFWHKLAELRDARERAEEVLEQIGMTHRRDAAAGLLTYAEQRALEIGITIAGGADVILLDEPTAGMSRSESDHAVDLIRKVTVGKTLVMVEHDMSVVFGLADRISVLVYGEVIATDTPEAIRNNRRVKEAYLGTTLDEPAGAH; from the coding sequence ATGAGCCAACCGACATCTGGGCCGACCGCTGCGCTCGAGTTGCGCGATGTTCGCAAGCGCTTTGGCGCAACGGAAATCATTCGAGGGGTCAACCTCACCATTGGCAAGGGCGAGCGCCATGCGCTCATCGGCCCGAACGGTGCCGGCAAGTCGACCACGTTCAACTTGATCTCGGGCCGCTTTCCGGCCAGCTCGGGCAGCGTGCGCCTGAACGGCGAAGAGATCAGCGGTTTGGCGCCATTTGAGATCAACCGCAAGGGCCTGTCGCGCAGCTTCCAGATCACCAACATCTTTCATCGGTTGTCGGTGTTCGAGAACCTGCGCTGCGCGGTGCTCTGGTCGCTCGGCTACAAATATTCGTTCTGGCACAAGCTGGCCGAGCTGCGTGACGCACGCGAGCGCGCTGAAGAAGTGCTCGAGCAGATCGGCATGACACATCGGCGAGACGCCGCCGCGGGCCTGCTGACCTACGCCGAGCAACGGGCGTTGGAAATCGGTATCACCATTGCGGGCGGTGCCGACGTGATCCTGCTGGATGAGCCGACCGCCGGCATGAGCCGATCTGAATCCGACCACGCGGTGGACCTCATCCGCAAGGTCACGGTCGGCAAGACGCTGGTGATGGTCGAGCACGACATGAGCGTGGTGTTTGGCTTGGCCGACCGCATCTCGGTGCTCGTCTATGGCGAAGTGATCGCCACCGACACGCCCGAAGCCATTCGCAATAACCGTCGCGTGAAAGAGGCCTACCTCGGCACCACGCTGGACGAACCTGCAGGAGCGCATTGA
- a CDS encoding branched-chain amino acid ABC transporter permease encodes MERTMHQQAQQQAALPPNDRARTMKFKPVNLARWLLWGSTALVMIVLPLIWPQGFAITLLSQMGIMIIFALSYNMLLGQSGMLSFGHAVYAGLGAFMAVHALNKIGAMQTLGIGGPLAVALLPIAGGLGGALFGVIFGYVTTKKAGTTFAMITLGIGEMVFASALMFPDFFGGEGGVSTNRSIGDALFGVTFGPGRQVYYLIAAWCLISMALMYAWTQTPLGRIANAVRDNPERVEFIGYNTQRVRFLVVILSAFFAGIAGALSCINFEIVTAENVSAVRSGSVLLAAFIGGMGGFFGPIIGAVLTVFFTVALSGITKAWLLYLGLFFVLMVMYAPGGIASLLVMHLPILRRGKLKTLLPAYGVAIVPTIILLVALISTVEMIYAVQDDASGGVATLFGLSVEPNTFKPWIVTAVLWLVGAFGLRAAAGKLRTAWDHALQEPQP; translated from the coding sequence ATGGAACGCACCATGCACCAACAAGCGCAACAACAAGCCGCGTTGCCGCCCAACGATCGGGCGCGGACGATGAAATTCAAGCCGGTCAACCTTGCCCGCTGGCTGCTCTGGGGTTCGACTGCACTCGTGATGATCGTGCTGCCGCTCATCTGGCCGCAGGGTTTTGCGATCACGCTCCTCTCGCAGATGGGCATCATGATCATCTTCGCGCTGTCGTACAACATGCTGCTGGGGCAGTCCGGCATGCTGTCGTTCGGGCACGCGGTGTACGCCGGCCTGGGCGCCTTCATGGCTGTGCATGCGCTCAACAAGATCGGCGCCATGCAGACACTGGGCATCGGCGGTCCGCTCGCCGTTGCGCTATTGCCCATTGCGGGCGGCTTGGGCGGCGCGCTGTTCGGCGTGATCTTCGGCTACGTCACCACCAAGAAGGCCGGCACGACGTTCGCCATGATCACGCTCGGTATCGGCGAGATGGTGTTTGCCAGCGCGTTGATGTTTCCGGACTTCTTTGGTGGCGAGGGCGGTGTCTCCACGAACCGCAGCATCGGCGACGCGCTGTTTGGCGTGACGTTCGGGCCGGGACGCCAGGTGTATTACCTGATCGCCGCGTGGTGCCTGATTTCGATGGCGCTGATGTATGCGTGGACGCAAACGCCGCTGGGCCGCATCGCCAACGCCGTGCGCGATAACCCCGAGCGTGTGGAGTTCATCGGCTACAACACGCAGCGCGTGCGCTTTCTGGTGGTGATCCTGTCCGCGTTTTTTGCGGGCATTGCCGGCGCACTGTCCTGCATCAACTTTGAGATCGTGACGGCCGAGAACGTGTCGGCAGTGCGCTCGGGCTCGGTGCTGCTGGCGGCCTTCATTGGCGGCATGGGCGGCTTCTTCGGGCCGATCATCGGCGCGGTGCTCACGGTGTTCTTTACCGTGGCGCTGTCGGGCATCACCAAGGCGTGGCTGCTGTACTTGGGGTTGTTCTTTGTGCTGATGGTCATGTACGCGCCAGGCGGCATCGCCAGTCTTCTGGTCATGCACCTGCCGATCCTTCGACGCGGCAAGCTCAAGACGCTGCTGCCGGCTTACGGTGTGGCGATCGTGCCGACCATCATCCTGCTGGTCGCGTTGATTTCCACCGTGGAAATGATCTACGCCGTGCAGGACGACGCCTCGGGTGGCGTGGCCACGCTGTTTGGCCTGTCTGTCGAACCGAATACCTTCAAGCCGTGGATCGTTACCGCCGTGCTGTGGCTGGTGGGCGCCTTCGGCCTGCGTGCCGCGGCTGGCAAGCTGCGCACCGCTTGGGATCACGCATTGCAGGAGCCGCAACCATGA
- a CDS encoding branched-chain amino acid ABC transporter permease — MEFLVINLLNGISYGLLLFMLSSGLTLIFSMMGVLNFAHASFYMLGAYFAYVVSGYLGFWAALIVAPLLVGALGAVVERYGLRTVHRYGHVAELLFTFGLAYLIEEGVKLVWGLPAVAYRVPDALDGPLFTLFTSSFPKYRAFMMLVSLLMLVGIFLLLTRTRIGLVIQAALTHPDMVEALGHNVPRVFMLVFGGGCALAGLAGVIGGNAFVTEPSMAAAVGSIVFVVAVVGGMGSLVGAFIASLLIGCIQTFAVTLDISVTSVLEKIGVTLNPDVPLISVWNLTIAQVAPVLPYLLLVLMLIFRPRGLMGTRES; from the coding sequence GTGGAATTTCTAGTCATCAATCTCTTGAATGGCATCAGCTACGGGCTGTTGCTGTTCATGTTGTCTTCGGGCCTGACGCTGATCTTCAGCATGATGGGTGTTCTCAATTTTGCGCATGCCAGCTTCTACATGCTGGGCGCGTATTTCGCCTATGTCGTGAGCGGCTATCTGGGCTTCTGGGCCGCGCTGATCGTGGCACCGCTGCTCGTGGGTGCGCTGGGCGCCGTGGTCGAGCGCTACGGCCTGCGCACGGTGCACCGCTATGGCCATGTCGCCGAACTGCTGTTTACCTTCGGTCTGGCCTATCTGATTGAAGAAGGCGTGAAGCTGGTATGGGGCCTGCCCGCCGTGGCGTACCGCGTGCCGGACGCACTGGACGGCCCGCTGTTCACGCTGTTCACCTCGTCGTTCCCCAAGTACCGCGCCTTCATGATGCTGGTGTCGCTGCTGATGCTGGTTGGCATCTTCCTGCTGCTCACGCGCACGCGTATCGGGCTCGTCATTCAAGCCGCGCTGACGCATCCGGACATGGTCGAAGCGCTGGGCCACAACGTGCCGCGCGTGTTCATGCTGGTGTTCGGCGGCGGCTGTGCGCTGGCCGGCTTGGCGGGCGTGATTGGCGGCAATGCGTTCGTGACCGAGCCATCGATGGCGGCAGCGGTCGGCTCCATCGTCTTCGTAGTGGCGGTCGTGGGTGGCATGGGGTCTCTGGTGGGGGCGTTCATCGCGTCGCTGCTGATCGGCTGCATCCAGACCTTTGCCGTCACGCTTGATATCTCAGTGACGAGCGTGCTGGAGAAGATCGGCGTCACGCTCAATCCGGACGTGCCGCTCATCTCTGTCTGGAACCTGACGATTGCGCAAGTCGCACCGGTGCTGCCGTATCTGCTGCTGGTGCTGATGCTGATTTTCCGCCCGCGCGGGCTGATGGGAACGCGGGAGAGCTAA
- a CDS encoding branched-chain amino acid ABC transporter substrate-binding protein: MTKFRPLVVAVACVAAIGGAVLPTASSAAETVKIAWIDPLSGLMGALGQNQLRSWQYIADLATQKNWAGDGTKFEVVGFDNKLSPQESLTALKQVADQGIHYIVQGNGSSVGMALEDAVAKYNERNPGKEIVYLNYAAVDPDMTNSKCNYWHFRLDANSDMKMEALTSFLAKDPKVKKVYLINQNYSFGHQVARAAKEYLKRKRPDIEIVGEDLHPLAQVKDFSPYVSKIKSSGADTVITGNWGSDLALLIKAGKDAGLNANFYTYYASTTGVPTAMGSAGADHVKYVGYWNVNNDGFKGADIVEGYKKKYNDDYYLMASYTGIAMLAKAIKQTKSVEPAKVAKAFEGMKVDSLNGTFEMRASDHQGQQPLYIATWEKTNGKNVKFDQENTGYGWKTDAVLDQYVASQPTSCQMKRPQ, encoded by the coding sequence ATGACGAAGTTCCGTCCGTTGGTTGTGGCTGTTGCATGTGTTGCGGCAATCGGTGGGGCAGTCCTGCCCACTGCATCGTCCGCCGCCGAAACCGTGAAGATCGCCTGGATCGATCCGTTGTCCGGCCTGATGGGTGCGCTGGGCCAGAACCAGTTGCGCAGCTGGCAGTACATCGCCGATCTCGCCACGCAGAAGAACTGGGCCGGCGACGGCACGAAGTTCGAAGTGGTGGGCTTTGACAACAAGCTCTCGCCGCAGGAAAGCCTGACGGCCCTCAAGCAGGTGGCCGATCAGGGCATCCATTACATCGTGCAGGGCAATGGCTCGAGCGTCGGCATGGCGCTGGAAGATGCCGTGGCCAAGTACAACGAGCGTAATCCGGGCAAGGAAATCGTTTACCTGAACTACGCTGCGGTGGATCCGGATATGACGAACAGCAAGTGCAATTACTGGCACTTCCGCCTGGACGCCAACTCCGACATGAAGATGGAAGCGCTGACCAGCTTCCTGGCGAAGGATCCCAAGGTCAAGAAGGTCTACCTGATCAACCAGAACTATTCGTTCGGCCATCAGGTGGCGCGTGCGGCCAAGGAATACCTCAAGCGCAAGCGTCCGGACATCGAGATCGTGGGTGAAGACCTGCACCCGCTGGCGCAGGTGAAGGACTTCTCGCCGTACGTGTCGAAGATCAAGTCGTCGGGTGCCGATACCGTCATCACCGGCAACTGGGGCAGCGATCTGGCGCTGCTGATCAAGGCCGGCAAGGATGCAGGCTTGAACGCGAACTTCTATACGTACTACGCCTCGACCACGGGCGTGCCGACAGCGATGGGTTCTGCAGGCGCAGATCACGTGAAGTACGTGGGCTACTGGAACGTCAACAACGACGGCTTCAAGGGCGCCGATATCGTCGAGGGCTACAAAAAGAAGTACAACGACGATTACTACCTCATGGCCTCGTATACCGGCATCGCCATGCTGGCCAAGGCCATCAAGCAGACCAAGTCTGTCGAGCCCGCCAAGGTTGCCAAGGCCTTCGAAGGCATGAAGGTCGACAGCCTGAACGGCACCTTCGAGATGCGCGCGTCTGACCACCAGGGCCAGCAGCCGCTCTACATCGCCACCTGGGAAAAGACGAACGGCAAGAACGTCAAGTTCGACCAGGAAAACACCGGCTACGGCTGGAAGACCGACGCTGTGCTCGATCAGTACGTCGCGTCGCAGCCGACCTCCTGCCAGATGAAGCGTCCGCAGTAA
- a CDS encoding 3-(methylthio)propionyl-CoA ligase: MALMGQMMSAPLLVSTIIEHAARNSGSTEVVSRRVEGDIHRTTYRQVRDRSKQLANALAALGVQPGERVGTLAWNGYRHLEIYYGVSGSGSVCHTINPRLFPDQIAYIVNHAEDQYVFFDLTFVPLIEGIAPHCPNVKGWVAMTDRAHMPTSSVPMLCYEELLDAQSADYTWPQFDENTAAGLCYTSGTTGNPKGALYSHRSTVLHSYASALPDALGCSAQDVILPVVPMFHVNAWGLPYSVPLVGAKLVFPGPKLDGASLYELFEQEKVTFSAGVPTVWLGLLQHVQANKLKFSTFRKTVIGGSAAPPAMIRTLKELDVEVIHAWGMTEMSPLGTTCKLMGKHADLPDEAKQHVLERQGRAIYGVEMKIVDAEGQELPWDGKAFGDLYVRGPWTIQSYYRNDKSPLVDGWFPTGDVANIDADGYMQITDRSKDVIKSGGEWISSIDVENVAAAHPGVHMAACIACHHPKWDERPLLVVMKKPGVELTREEMLKFFEGKVAKWWIPDDVVFVTEIPLTATGKMQKLKLREQFKDYQFPAVQA; the protein is encoded by the coding sequence ATGGCCCTGATGGGACAAATGATGAGCGCCCCTTTGCTCGTCTCGACCATCATCGAACATGCAGCGCGCAATTCCGGTTCGACTGAAGTCGTGTCGCGCCGTGTCGAGGGCGATATCCATCGCACCACGTACCGGCAAGTGCGAGACCGCTCCAAGCAACTGGCAAATGCGCTGGCCGCACTCGGTGTGCAGCCCGGCGAGCGCGTCGGTACGCTGGCCTGGAACGGCTATCGCCACCTTGAAATCTATTACGGCGTGTCTGGTTCGGGCTCGGTGTGCCACACCATCAACCCGCGGCTGTTTCCGGACCAGATCGCCTACATCGTCAATCACGCTGAAGATCAGTACGTCTTCTTCGACCTGACGTTCGTGCCGCTCATCGAGGGCATTGCACCGCATTGCCCGAACGTGAAGGGCTGGGTGGCAATGACCGATCGCGCGCACATGCCTACCTCCAGTGTGCCGATGCTCTGCTACGAAGAGCTGCTGGACGCGCAAAGCGCCGACTACACCTGGCCGCAGTTCGACGAGAACACCGCAGCCGGCCTGTGCTACACGTCGGGCACCACGGGCAACCCGAAGGGCGCGTTGTATTCGCATCGATCCACGGTGCTGCATTCATATGCGTCAGCATTGCCTGATGCCCTTGGGTGCTCGGCGCAGGACGTGATCCTGCCGGTGGTACCGATGTTCCACGTCAACGCCTGGGGGCTGCCGTATTCGGTGCCGTTGGTGGGTGCCAAGCTGGTCTTCCCGGGGCCGAAATTGGATGGCGCCTCGCTGTATGAGCTATTCGAGCAGGAGAAGGTGACGTTCTCCGCCGGCGTGCCGACCGTGTGGCTAGGCTTGCTGCAACACGTGCAGGCCAACAAGCTGAAATTCTCGACGTTCCGCAAGACCGTGATTGGCGGTTCGGCTGCGCCGCCGGCCATGATCCGCACGCTCAAGGAACTGGACGTGGAAGTCATCCATGCGTGGGGCATGACCGAGATGTCACCACTGGGCACCACGTGCAAGCTGATGGGCAAGCATGCTGATCTGCCCGATGAGGCCAAGCAGCACGTGCTCGAGCGCCAAGGCCGCGCCATCTACGGCGTCGAAATGAAGATCGTCGATGCTGAAGGCCAAGAACTGCCGTGGGACGGCAAGGCCTTTGGCGATCTCTACGTGCGCGGACCGTGGACGATCCAGAGCTATTACCGCAACGACAAGTCGCCCCTGGTCGACGGCTGGTTCCCCACGGGTGACGTGGCGAACATCGATGCCGACGGCTACATGCAGATCACGGATCGCAGCAAGGACGTGATCAAGTCCGGCGGCGAGTGGATCTCGTCCATCGATGTGGAAAACGTGGCCGCTGCGCACCCCGGCGTGCACATGGCCGCGTGCATCGCATGCCATCACCCCAAGTGGGACGAACGCCCGCTGCTGGTGGTGATGAAGAAGCCCGGTGTGGAACTCACGCGCGAGGAGATGCTCAAGTTCTTCGAAGGCAAGGTCGCCAAGTGGTGGATTCCGGATGACGTGGTGTTCGTCACCGAAATTCCGCTCACGGCCACCGGCAAGATGCAGAAGCTGAAACTGCGCGAGCAGTTCAAGGATTATCAGTTCCCCGCTGTACAGGCTTAG